The Rhodoluna lacicola genome includes the window CCTATCACCTGCTGGCCGCCATGGAGAAAGACGGCTTTGTGATCCACTTTCCAGAGGATCAGCGCTGGGGGCTAGGGGTATCGGCATTTGAGCTGGGCTCAGCCTATTTGCGGCACGATCCTCTGGAGCGATTGGCCCGTCCATTGCTTGCACGACTAGTTCGCGAAACCGAAAAGAAGATTCCGGCGGTTGCTCAACTTGGCATTCTGCAGAATAACGATGTCTTGTACCTGGCAAAGGAAGTTCCGCATCACCCGGTGACCATCGTTACCGAGGTGGGTGTTCGATTACCCGCACACTTGACTGCATCAGGAAAAGCGATTTTGTGTCAGCTTGATGCCAAGCAGGTGCGTGCCATGTATGGCGGAAACGTTGCGCTACCAACACGAACCGGAAAAGGTCCGGTGTCTGTCAAAGAACTCAACGTTGATTTACAAAACGCAAAACAAAAAGGTTTTAGTTTTGAAAACGGTTTTGTTACAGAGGGATTCAGCTCAATCGCTGTAGCGGTTTTGAATCATCTGCAGATGCCAGTTGCTGCAATCGGAATGACATTCAGAAATGATTCCGGCGCGGATGTGCATCAGGGATTTCTTGTGAAGCAATTACAGGCTGCCGCAACAGAATTATCTAAGCGTTTAGGTTCGCATTAATAATTTGCCTCGCAAGCGCGTAATCAAGGCGGCGACGTCGGTTGCCTTTTTTATCGTTGCCCTTGAAGGGCGCAAGGATTAGGTCGCTAGATTTTGCGCGAAGAATTTCTAGGTGCGCGTTGGCACGAACTACAAGTTCTTGAATTTGGGCATCGCTAAGTTCCGGAACGTCTAGGTAAGTCAACAAGCGAGATGAAACTTTGATGCGAGTGCGCTTGTATTCGAAATCACCGTAGATGAATTCAATGCGACGAACACCATCGTGTGAATCAACAGCACGCAAACCAATGCGACCGTTTGGATCGTTGAAAACAATTTGAATTCCTGATCTTGCGCGACCAGTACGTAGTTCAAAAATTTCATGTAGTGAACCAATTAGTGCATCGCCGTTGTAAACGCTGGCATTGCCAAGTTTGAATTCACCAAGTTGCTGAAGACCATCTGGACCAAAGCAGGCGACCACTGCCGGTGCCTCAGTGTCGGCAAATAAATCTCCCTCGATAACTGAAACCAACGCAAGCCGAGACTTATCAAAACTAGAAAGCAAAAATGTTTCTGGAATAACCGCTACGACAAAATCTGCGGCAGCTAAACATTTATCGAGCGCGATCTTGTAGAGGTTGTCATAATCACTGCCATCAAAGTAGGTGGCAACTAATCCATCAACGCCTTTGCGTTTGGCTGAGTGATTGGCCAGATAGGGCGGGTTGGTCACAATCACAGATGAGCTGGCATTGGGGATGCTCACCAGCGAGTCATTGCGAGCCCACTTGTCACCGGCGATATCGAGGCCAAAGGTGGCCACCCCAAACTCACGGCGAACCAAGTCCAGCAGGTGGCCATCGCCGGCAAAGGGGTCTAGGGCGCTGGTATTGGTAAAGAATGCCTGCGATAGAAAGGCACGGACCGGGGCATTGAGCCACGCGCCATCGGTTGTGTAGAAGGAGCCGCGGGAGACTTTATCGGGGTCAATTTCTACAAAGCGGTCGCGATCAGCCGAGACCAGCATTTGCCCGATACTTCGGGCGTTCTTTTGGCCGACCGTCCGACCGGATTCGGCCCGCTTTTCACTCATGCGACAATAGTAACCATGACTCAACACACTTCAGTAGCGACCCTGCACACAAACCACGGCGCAATCAAAATCAACCTTTTCGGCAACCACGCCCCTAAGACCGTAGCGAACTTCGAAGGTCTAGCAACTGGTGAGATCGAGTGGAAGGACCCTCGCAACGGTGCAACCCAGACCGGCAAGCCGCTATACAACGGCGTGATCTTCCACCGCATCATCCAGCAGTTCATGATTCAGGGTGGCGACCCAACCGGAACCGGAATGGGCGGCCCTGGTTACCAGTTCGGCGACGAGATTCACCCAGAACTTAACTTCAACGAGCCTTACAAGCTAGCCATGGCAAATGCGGGGCCTGGCACCAATGGTTCACAGTTCTTCATCACCACCGCAGCCACCGGTTGGTTGCTAGGCAAGCACACCATCTTTGGTGAAGTTGCCGACGAAGTTTCAAAGAAGGTAGTCGACAAGATTGAAAACGTTGACACCGATGGTCGCGACAAGCCACTTGATGACGTAATCATCGAGTCGATCACAATCGAGAAGGTCTAATTTAGGCTTCGCCTAATTAATCCCATGTTAAACATGTTCAAGCAGAGCCAGGCCCGAGTAACCCTCGGGCTGGTTTTGCTTAACGTGGTCATTTGGATTTTGCAGATCCTGCCTGGCTCGGGGCTGACTAATAAGTTGGCTTTCGTTCCGCTATCGGTGTTTATTGAACCGTGGCGAATGATTACCGCAGGCTTTGCGCACAGTGAATCAAACTTTTTGCACGTTGCGCTGAACATGTACTCGCTTTACATCTTTGGTTCAATTCTTGAACCGATGCTTGGGCGTTTGCGCTTCTTGACCGTGTGGTTGATTTCTATCTTCGGCGGATCAGTTGCGGTGATGTATTTGAACACCCCGGACACCTGGGTGATTGGTGCATCCTCTGGCGTATTTGGATTGATGGCCGCCTACTTTGTTGTTTTGCGCGCGGTGGGGGATCGCTCGCGCGGACTGGTTGGTTTGATTGCCATCAACTTGGCCTTTGGCTTCTTGATGCCTAGCGTTAGTTGGCAGGCGCACCTTGGTGGACTGCTTGCCGGTGGTGCCATGACCGCTGTTTACACAAACGCTCGGGGCTCTAAGCAGGCGCAAGTAGTTGGCGGAATCCTGGTGGCGCTGGTCTTTGTTGGGCTAACCATCTATCGAATGAACACAATGTTGGTTGGCTAAAAAGATTTCAACAGTTAGTTAGTTGCCGGCAATAAATGTCGGTGTTGGTTTCTAATTTTTTTCCATGACAAAAAATAAACTTGTTCCGCTGAAAGATGCGGTTGATGCATTCAATCTTGAGGTAGCAGCTGCGCTGGCCGAGTCAAGAATGCCCAAACCCATTTACCTCGGTGACAAATCTGAAACAGAGGCGGTACTTGTTCCCGCGGGTCTCATGGAGGAGTTGCTTGGACGGCTTGATGATGCAGATTTAGCCGACTTGATCACAGCCCGTAAATCGGCTGGTGATTCCAGGCCACTTGATGAGCTGGCCGAAAGTCTTGGGCTCGATAAGTCTGACTATCAGTAGCGCTCGCCCGCCAAGGATTAAAAGATGCACATACTTTTTGTGGATGAGAGTGGCACGGCACCGGAGCCAGCGCACGCGGAGAAGTCGCCGAAGTTTGTTTTGGGCGGGATTGTCATTTCCGAAAAGACTTGGCCAAAGCTGCGTGATGAACTTGAAATAGTCAAAAGAAAATATTCGGTTGATGGTGAAATCAAGTGGAGATATTTTCATCGCTCTCAAACGCTTCATCATGAAACGCTGGAACATTTAAGTGCAAGAAATCGTGATCGATTACGAGTTGATTTGTTTTCCATACTTAAGAGATACCCATCAGCAAAAGTAATTGCATGCGTAGTTGATCCGGTTCACGCGTATAAGCAGAATCTATTTCAGACTGCAGATGACCTCTACCACCACGCCTTTGGGTTGATAACGAAGCAGTTCGTAAGTTATCTAACTGAGTTGTCAGACAGGCACGGCCTAAATGCCAGGGGCCTCGTAGTAGCTGATAGCCGAAGCACGAGGCAGGATTCAAGACTTAGAACTTTTCATCATCTAGAAATGACAGAGGGGAAAGCTAAGGATTTTGAGATGCTTGTTGAAGGACTCTTCCTAGTGCCTTCGG containing:
- a CDS encoding IclR family transcriptional regulator → MTNVPGATRALAILQALGKAGSPMPAAAIAKKLGLPRSSTYHLLAAMEKDGFVIHFPEDQRWGLGVSAFELGSAYLRHDPLERLARPLLARLVRETEKKIPAVAQLGILQNNDVLYLAKEVPHHPVTIVTEVGVRLPAHLTASGKAILCQLDAKQVRAMYGGNVALPTRTGKGPVSVKELNVDLQNAKQKGFSFENGFVTEGFSSIAVAVLNHLQMPVAAIGMTFRNDSGADVHQGFLVKQLQAAATELSKRLGSH
- a CDS encoding DUF3800 domain-containing protein: MHILFVDESGTAPEPAHAEKSPKFVLGGIVISEKTWPKLRDELEIVKRKYSVDGEIKWRYFHRSQTLHHETLEHLSARNRDRLRVDLFSILKRYPSAKVIACVVDPVHAYKQNLFQTADDLYHHAFGLITKQFVSYLTELSDRHGLNARGLVVADSRSTRQDSRLRTFHHLEMTEGKAKDFEMLVEGLFLVPSDLSVGIQFADLVAGAIFRKHVRHDSEFWDALASSAIKGIDTSLCA
- a CDS encoding rhomboid family intramembrane serine protease, coding for MFKQSQARVTLGLVLLNVVIWILQILPGSGLTNKLAFVPLSVFIEPWRMITAGFAHSESNFLHVALNMYSLYIFGSILEPMLGRLRFLTVWLISIFGGSVAVMYLNTPDTWVIGASSGVFGLMAAYFVVLRAVGDRSRGLVGLIAINLAFGFLMPSVSWQAHLGGLLAGGAMTAVYTNARGSKQAQVVGGILVALVFVGLTIYRMNTMLVG
- a CDS encoding peptidylprolyl isomerase, producing MTQHTSVATLHTNHGAIKINLFGNHAPKTVANFEGLATGEIEWKDPRNGATQTGKPLYNGVIFHRIIQQFMIQGGDPTGTGMGGPGYQFGDEIHPELNFNEPYKLAMANAGPGTNGSQFFITTAATGWLLGKHTIFGEVADEVSKKVVDKIENVDTDGRDKPLDDVIIESITIEKV